TCGAAATCGCCGTAGTGACCGGCCTCCACGGCAGCCTTGAGGCCGGCGCCGTGATTGAGCGACAGCAGCATGTCAGAGATCGGCGCGCGGTAGGTCATGGCTCACTCCCGTGGACAGTCTTGGCGTCGTATTCCCATGAAACGAAGGAGGTCTCAATGGGCGGGAGGGGGCGGGAACGGACCACGGCCGGGTCTATAATGGAACGTGGTGAGCGCCGGCCCCGGGGCACGTGGTATTTTGGCTCTCCAGGCGGTTGAAATGCCGCGCCGCTCCCTATAGACCGACTGCGACCTGACGGAATCCGCGGTAGCCGGTTCTTCCGCCAATCCCGGTCGCCAGTTGGGGCGTAGCCAAGCGGTAAGGCAGCGGATTTTGATTCCGCCATTCGGAGGTTCGATCCCTCCCGCCCCAGCCACAAGCTCCGCTTCCCCTGAAATTCCTCACGAAACCGGCCTGGCTGGGGCGCTGCTGCACAGCGCTGCGACACATCACTGCTTCACAGGGTGTCGCTCGAAATGGCTTTCCACATCTTTCGCCGTCAGGCGGTCTATTCCTGGCGCCGTCGGACCCCTCGTGCGCTTGCCAAGGTCGTCGGCCGGCAGCATCTTTTCATGAGCCTGAAAACGACGAACCGTGCGGCCGCTCGTCGATCTGGTGGCATTTGCCGCCAAGAACGCTGGCTTCGACGTCGACTAGGCACGGTCGGACGACAAGTTAGCCTTATGGACCTTTACGCTTCTTGACGACCAAGGACATGGAGCTACCGTCCGTCCGCATCGCGCCGTTTTCGCACCCGTCGCGTGCTAAACACCTAACGCAAAGTACAGCTGGTTAGAGCACGGGAATCATAATCCTGGGTCGGTGGTTCGAGTCCCTCTCCCGCTAGCAATTCCAGCTTAACGCGTACGCGAGCCGGTCGAACGCATCCGCTCCGCTCTAGATCACCGACATCAACACGCCTTCCATGGACGGTCATGAGCTGGCCCCGCGCGACGCGCCTTGGGCCCGGGCTCAAGGTCTTGCAATCGTCGGGGCGCGAGCGCAGGCGCGACGGCTTTCCGATGATCCCAAAGGCGTTCTCCGAGGAAGCCCCGCGTCTTCACACGATAGCCTCGTCCCCACTGCAACTCGCTTATGTGCGTGGCCCGTCGGGACAAAACACCGCCGCGCCGGTCAAGGCCTCTCGCCAATATTCTCCAGCCGAAATTCGAGAG
The sequence above is drawn from the Bradyrhizobium amphicarpaeae genome and encodes:
- a CDS encoding DUF6538 domain-containing protein → MAFHIFRRQAVYSWRRRTPRALAKVVGRQHLFMSLKTTNRAAARRSGGICRQERWLRRRLGTVGRQVSLMDLYAS